One genomic segment of Desulfosporosinus sp. Sb-LF includes these proteins:
- a CDS encoding EAL domain-containing protein — protein MDKTNKTVGFKFALDDFGVGFSSFSYLSDLPVDYLKIDGSFVRNLDKDPTQRALIQAIIAVAHVLGKQTIAEFVKIRLLQELKVDCCQGYYIGKPKFLE, from the coding sequence ATGGATAAAACGAATAAAACTGTTGGATTTAAATTCGCCCTAGACGATTTTGGCGTAGGGTTTTCTTCGTTCTCTTACTTAAGTGATCTACCGGTAGATTACCTAAAAATCGATGGTTCCTTTGTTAGAAACTTGGACAAAGATCCAACCCAAAGGGCTCTGATTCAGGCCATTATTGCGGTTGCCCACGTGTTGGGGAAACAAACGATTGCTGAATTCGTGAAAATAAGATTACTTCAAGAACTGAAGGTCGATTGTTGTCAGGGCTACTATATTGGCAAGCCAAAGTTCTTAGAATAA
- a CDS encoding DUF1573 domain-containing protein, whose amino-acid sequence MEQLTDQFQSTVKSLLIRHQSILDILSKGQETSARVNRAVVKSVTSCGCHSVNAHKKTLPPDASLADLKDLLDSQLEGSVCDNCRDIIEAELGKQLFYIAALSNALEISLSDVFYQEYKKLQTLTIFNLT is encoded by the coding sequence ATGGAGCAACTCACTGACCAATTCCAAAGCACGGTAAAATCTCTGTTAATCAGGCATCAAAGCATTTTGGATATCTTGTCCAAGGGGCAAGAAACTTCCGCTCGCGTTAACCGCGCCGTCGTCAAATCGGTAACAAGTTGCGGTTGCCATTCAGTGAATGCGCACAAGAAAACTCTACCCCCCGATGCGAGCCTCGCCGATCTAAAAGATCTCTTGGACAGCCAACTCGAAGGATCCGTTTGCGATAACTGCAGGGACATCATAGAAGCAGAATTGGGTAAACAGCTATTCTATATAGCCGCTCTCTCCAACGCTTTAGAAATTTCACTAAGCGATGTATTTTACCAAGAATATAAAAAACTGCAAACTCTAACCATTTTCAATTTGACGTAA
- a CDS encoding GGDEF domain-containing protein, giving the protein MNDTYGHSIGDEVLIKLSNTMSAHAEKTHMIARLGGDEFAVLLSESTMESATRIAEAIRTGLHIFINYRGVLLDIRFYYLHRRQYSKEWDRPSPFGV; this is encoded by the coding sequence ATTAATGATACCTATGGTCATTCGATTGGCGATGAAGTCTTGATTAAGCTCAGTAATACCATGAGTGCCCATGCCGAGAAAACACATATGATCGCCAGGCTTGGCGGAGACGAATTTGCGGTATTACTAAGTGAGTCAACCATGGAAAGCGCAACACGAATTGCCGAAGCCATCAGGACAGGTCTACATATCTTCATCAATTATCGGGGCGTTCTCTTGGATATAAGGTTTTATTACCTTCATCGAAGACAGTATTCGAAAGAGTGGGATAGACCCAGCCCATTTGGGGTTTGA
- a CDS encoding CarD family transcriptional regulator, whose protein sequence is MFKVGDKVVYPMHGAGIIESIEDREVLGEISQYYVMHLPVGNMKLFIPLNNVENLGLRQVISPTMVKDVLEVLRTKDTAATLAWNRRYRANLEKIKSGNIFEVANVVRSLAQRDNEKGLSTGEKKMYENACQILISELVLTEGSEEEAVRQWLSKALVLA, encoded by the coding sequence ATGTTTAAAGTTGGAGACAAAGTTGTATATCCGATGCATGGTGCCGGTATAATTGAGTCGATTGAGGATCGGGAAGTTCTCGGAGAAATAAGCCAATATTATGTCATGCATTTACCAGTGGGAAATATGAAGTTGTTCATTCCATTGAACAACGTGGAGAACCTGGGTTTACGACAAGTGATTTCTCCTACTATGGTCAAAGATGTGTTAGAAGTTCTAAGAACCAAAGATACGGCGGCAACCCTAGCCTGGAATCGACGCTATCGTGCTAATCTGGAAAAGATCAAGAGCGGGAATATTTTTGAAGTGGCCAATGTCGTTCGCAGTCTCGCACAAAGGGATAACGAAAAGGGCCTTTCGACTGGGGAAAAGAAGATGTACGAAAATGCCTGTCAAATTTTGATTAGTGAACTTGTTTTGACGGAGGGGTCTGAAGAGGAAGCTGTTAGACAATGGCTTTCAAAGGCCTTAGTTTTGGCATAG
- a CDS encoding pentapeptide repeat-containing protein has product MSENHEYLVPFSDKSRSNLRAGCENCFGLCCVALYFSASEGFPLDKDAGQPCLNLQPDFRCCVHKSLSERGLKGCIAFDCFGAGQKVSQVCFCGYDWRKVPESGKQMFEVFLIMRQLHELLWYLTEALTLQPAHSIHGALSSMLDETECLTHLSPGSLMELDVAVHRADVNTLLLKTSELVRAEARRGYKTYSGRQKTFGRGADLIAADLRRNDLRGANLRGAYLIAADLRGTDLSGADFIGADFRDADLRGADLTKGIFLTQAQLNAAKGDTSTKLPSSLTRPLHWGLSKNQANE; this is encoded by the coding sequence TTGTCCGAGAATCACGAGTATTTAGTTCCTTTCTCTGATAAGAGTCGCAGCAATTTGCGAGCTGGCTGCGAAAACTGTTTCGGTTTGTGCTGCGTCGCACTTTACTTTTCAGCTTCGGAAGGCTTCCCACTCGACAAGGACGCAGGTCAGCCTTGCCTCAACCTGCAACCAGATTTTCGCTGTTGTGTTCATAAAAGCCTCAGTGAACGGGGCCTTAAAGGCTGCATTGCTTTTGATTGCTTTGGCGCGGGGCAAAAGGTTTCCCAAGTCTGCTTCTGTGGATACGACTGGCGGAAAGTCCCGGAATCAGGAAAACAAATGTTCGAGGTGTTCCTAATCATGCGGCAACTCCATGAGTTACTCTGGTATCTAACAGAAGCACTGACGTTACAACCAGCCCATTCTATCCATGGTGCGCTCAGCTCCATGCTCGACGAGACGGAATGTCTCACTCACCTCAGCCCCGGCTCTCTCATGGAACTAGACGTGGCAGTACATAGAGCAGATGTTAATACTCTGCTCTTAAAGACCAGTGAACTTGTGCGAGCTGAAGCTCGTCGCGGGTATAAGACTTATTCGGGGCGTCAGAAGACCTTCGGTCGAGGAGCCGACCTTATTGCTGCTGACCTCAGAAGAAACGACCTCAGAGGAGCTAATTTGAGAGGAGCCTATCTTATTGCTGCTGACCTTAGAGGAACCGACCTGAGTGGGGCTGATTTCATAGGGGCGGATTTCCGTGACGCTGACCTCAGAGGAGCTGACCTTACCAAGGGTATCTTTCTCACCCAAGCCCAACTCAACGCAGCAAAGGGGGATACTAGCACAAAGTTACCCTCGTCACTCACTCGCCCACTGCACTGGGGCCTTTCGAAAAATCAAGCGAATGAGTAA
- a CDS encoding aldo/keto reductase has translation MLYRRFGKTNEMVSSLGFGCMRLPILPGGDSTKIDEELAMKLVHHAIDEGVNYIDTAYPYHGKGMEKGGQSELFVAKALKNGYREKVKIATKLPSWLIKTREDMDRYLNEQLERLETDFIDFYLVHSINSRVWSTLKEIGIVEFLDQAIKDGRIGHAGFSFHDKIDLFKEVVDYYDWSFCQIQYNYLDEKFQAGKEGLDYAAQKGLGISIMEPIRGGKLAGNLPEDVQNAFEQADVKRTPVDWALRWVWNHSEVSVVLSGMNTMDQVTENLKSANEAEANSLSAKDVDVIEQVKAIFKEKIKVNCTACGYCMPCPMGVNIPSCFAMYNNHHMFGKEEAYNVWLTPQQKASNCEECGKCETHCPQGIQIPQELKNVKAVLESV, from the coding sequence ATGTTATATAGAAGGTTTGGAAAGACAAATGAGATGGTCTCAAGTTTAGGATTCGGGTGTATGAGGCTCCCTATTCTTCCAGGAGGAGATTCTACCAAAATCGATGAAGAGCTAGCCATGAAATTAGTTCATCATGCAATTGATGAAGGGGTAAACTATATAGACACAGCTTATCCTTATCACGGTAAAGGTATGGAAAAAGGTGGGCAGAGTGAACTTTTTGTAGCGAAAGCGTTGAAAAATGGATACAGAGAAAAAGTAAAAATAGCGACCAAGCTTCCTAGTTGGCTGATAAAAACAAGAGAAGATATGGATCGATATTTAAATGAGCAGTTAGAGCGGCTTGAAACGGACTTTATTGATTTCTATTTAGTACATAGTATCAATAGTCGAGTGTGGTCTACGTTGAAAGAAATCGGTATTGTCGAATTCTTAGACCAAGCCATAAAGGATGGGAGAATAGGCCATGCAGGATTTTCATTCCATGATAAAATTGACTTGTTTAAAGAAGTCGTCGATTATTATGATTGGTCATTCTGTCAGATACAATATAATTATTTAGACGAGAAGTTTCAGGCAGGAAAAGAAGGCTTGGACTATGCGGCTCAAAAAGGTTTAGGTATCTCAATTATGGAACCCATTAGAGGGGGTAAACTTGCCGGCAATCTTCCGGAAGATGTGCAGAACGCTTTTGAACAGGCGGATGTCAAAAGAACACCGGTTGATTGGGCCTTAAGATGGGTCTGGAATCATTCTGAAGTATCCGTGGTATTAAGTGGCATGAATACCATGGATCAAGTGACAGAAAACTTGAAATCAGCCAATGAAGCTGAGGCGAACTCTCTATCAGCAAAAGACGTGGATGTTATTGAACAAGTTAAAGCTATTTTTAAGGAAAAAATTAAGGTTAATTGCACTGCTTGCGGGTATTGTATGCCATGTCCTATGGGAGTGAACATCCCCAGCTGTTTCGCTATGTACAACAATCATCATATGTTTGGCAAAGAGGAAGCCTATAATGTGTGGCTTACTCCTCAGCAAAAAGCCTCAAATTGCGAGGAGTGTGGTAAATGTGAAACCCATTGTCCACAAGGTATCCAAATTCCTCAGGAATTAAAAAATGTTAAAGCAGTTTTAGAATCTGTATAG
- a CDS encoding methyl-accepting chemotaxis protein: MRLTVRKKLTFGFGIVLLLLVIVAGGNMNMQKKISGMTTTSVQIMGNKALAENIKYSIANTNATGAYYLQSKTQQEADVYLKNKNQAVTETTNLVNELRQKTEGSKGVAFLDAVLKDYSIYVNDTTQAYQAFQASTRVDTDGKTLVKDEQGVKKAQQLYYAATTEPAINNATSYLAWLQVTMEENQKQLSNLQTQNDTITTILTFIGLVLGSLIAFFISKNMLKSLTLLREATAKIAKGNLSEEMIVNSKDEYGEVAEDFNKMTLDLHRLVKEVVDTASTLGATGEELLAVAEEATSSSEQVSNTLGQLAAGATDQAVSVGDTSRIIEQLSINAQRVAANAENVSQSSAKAAQAAEVGALQSEHAVQKIEQIREGASQSALVISQLGDQSAQIGQIVDVIKGIADQTNLLALNAAIEAARAGEHGKGFAVVADEVRKLAEQSSSSATQIATLIGNIQRDTDRAVVGMEGAKAEVAAGVEAVTLAGQSFHTIVVEVNTVVEQIRQVTAAAQEMANGTVQAVKSIESIGVIAEQTAASTEEVSAASQEQAATMISVSHSADALARLGESLTNAVAKFKV, translated from the coding sequence TTGAGATTGACTGTAAGAAAAAAACTAACGTTTGGATTCGGCATTGTTCTCCTACTCTTGGTAATAGTCGCAGGTGGAAACATGAATATGCAAAAGAAGATTTCGGGCATGACAACGACCAGTGTTCAGATAATGGGTAATAAAGCATTGGCGGAGAACATTAAATACTCAATTGCGAATACCAACGCTACAGGAGCTTACTATTTGCAATCCAAAACTCAGCAAGAGGCTGATGTTTACTTAAAAAACAAGAATCAGGCTGTCACCGAGACTACAAATTTAGTGAATGAATTAAGACAAAAGACCGAGGGGAGTAAAGGGGTAGCATTCCTTGATGCGGTGTTAAAGGACTACTCAATCTATGTTAACGATACTACCCAAGCGTATCAGGCTTTTCAGGCCAGCACTCGAGTGGATACGGACGGGAAAACGTTGGTCAAAGACGAACAAGGTGTGAAAAAAGCACAACAGCTTTATTATGCTGCAACGACGGAACCAGCCATCAACAATGCTACAAGCTATTTGGCTTGGCTTCAAGTAACGATGGAAGAGAATCAAAAACAGCTCAGCAACTTGCAGACTCAAAATGATACGATTACTACGATTCTTACCTTCATTGGCTTGGTTCTAGGAAGTCTAATCGCTTTCTTCATCTCCAAAAATATGCTGAAGTCATTGACCTTATTGAGAGAAGCTACGGCAAAAATTGCGAAAGGTAACCTTTCCGAAGAGATGATCGTGAACTCTAAGGATGAATATGGAGAAGTGGCTGAGGACTTTAACAAAATGACGCTGGATCTGCACAGGCTGGTCAAAGAAGTCGTTGACACCGCCAGTACTTTAGGAGCAACGGGCGAGGAACTCTTAGCTGTGGCAGAGGAAGCAACTTCTTCAAGTGAGCAAGTTTCCAACACTTTAGGCCAACTCGCAGCAGGTGCAACAGACCAAGCAGTGTCGGTTGGGGATACTAGTAGAATTATTGAACAGTTGTCGATCAATGCCCAACGAGTAGCAGCGAATGCCGAGAACGTTAGTCAAAGTAGTGCCAAGGCAGCACAGGCTGCTGAAGTAGGTGCCCTCCAATCAGAGCATGCCGTGCAAAAAATCGAACAGATTCGGGAAGGCGCTAGCCAATCAGCCCTAGTGATTTCTCAGTTGGGAGATCAATCCGCTCAGATCGGTCAAATCGTGGATGTGATTAAAGGGATTGCTGATCAAACAAATTTGCTTGCTTTGAACGCTGCTATTGAGGCAGCACGTGCCGGAGAACATGGTAAAGGATTTGCTGTTGTCGCTGATGAAGTTCGAAAGTTAGCGGAACAATCATCGTCGTCTGCAACCCAGATCGCAACTCTCATCGGTAATATTCAGCGAGACACTGATCGGGCTGTCGTAGGAATGGAGGGTGCCAAGGCTGAAGTGGCCGCAGGTGTCGAGGCCGTCACTCTTGCAGGACAATCGTTCCACACCATTGTCGTCGAGGTTAACACAGTCGTCGAGCAAATTCGGCAAGTCACAGCGGCTGCTCAAGAAATGGCCAATGGAACTGTCCAAGCCGTCAAATCAATCGAGAGCATTGGCGTTATTGCTGAGCAAACTGCTGCCAGCACAGAAGAGGTTTCCGCTGCATCGCAGGAACAAGCGGCTACGATGATATCGGTGAGCCACTCTGCAGACGCCCTGGCTAGGCTGGGGGAAAGCCTAACGAATGCTGTTGCCAAATTTAAGGTTTAA
- a CDS encoding HAMP domain-containing sensor histidine kinase gives MMFKSIFVKLLVTYLLIIMSAIAVLSLFISMTYSGYVFEQKQKELEKTGYYVTELVNKRERNEISQTELNTSLDSLGYISDSSIYVIRIDKKAIENPKSLQLGGDLEESNLFGDLQKILSGENVFRKKQYSQKLDMYVVFSGIPWKTNSGISGAILLVSPISQISSNIAKLNLFIWIMALVLIILSAIVIYFNSLRISKPIKQMEIAADRLASGERSDDLVVVNSADEIGKLAKSFNSMKQQLDSTEKMRSEFIASVSHDMRTPLTSIHGFVSGMMDGLVKPEDYNKYLTIIKEETIRLTRLTNDILHLAQIQSGNLKLLKEKLKVKDILNFVLNSTRTIMEEKSISISVKCDNTLMVYADGDKLRQILINIIDNAVKYTGQGGEICINVTSRPKHSVTEFRIRDTGIGISVEELPLIFEKFYRVDKSRSLPGGTGLGLNITKSLIELHGGEIGVTSKLGTGTEIIFELPQ, from the coding sequence ATGATGTTTAAAAGTATCTTTGTAAAACTTCTTGTGACTTATCTGTTAATTATCATGTCAGCTATTGCAGTTCTATCACTTTTCATCAGTATGACTTACAGTGGGTATGTTTTTGAACAAAAGCAGAAGGAACTAGAGAAAACCGGGTACTACGTAACTGAACTGGTTAACAAGCGGGAAAGAAACGAGATATCTCAAACTGAACTTAATACATCGCTTGATTCCTTGGGTTATATTTCTGATTCGTCGATCTATGTTATAAGAATTGATAAAAAAGCAATTGAAAATCCCAAAAGTTTACAATTAGGTGGAGATCTTGAAGAAAGCAATTTATTCGGTGATTTACAAAAGATCTTGAGCGGCGAGAATGTTTTCCGGAAAAAGCAATATTCACAAAAGCTGGATATGTATGTAGTCTTCTCTGGAATCCCCTGGAAAACAAATTCCGGTATTTCAGGAGCCATTCTTCTAGTTTCACCGATCAGTCAGATTAGTAGCAACATAGCCAAACTGAACTTGTTTATATGGATTATGGCCTTAGTTCTGATTATTTTAAGTGCTATCGTCATCTATTTCAATTCTCTGAGGATATCTAAACCTATCAAACAAATGGAAATTGCCGCAGACAGGTTGGCCTCGGGTGAACGCTCTGATGACTTAGTGGTTGTTAATAGTGCAGACGAGATAGGAAAACTCGCTAAATCTTTCAACTCCATGAAACAACAGTTGGACAGTACCGAAAAGATGCGCAGTGAGTTCATCGCCAGTGTTTCCCACGATATGAGAACTCCTTTAACCTCCATTCATGGTTTTGTTAGTGGAATGATGGACGGTCTTGTTAAACCCGAAGACTACAACAAGTATCTAACGATCATCAAAGAAGAAACTATACGCCTGACCCGGCTGACAAATGATATCCTTCATTTGGCCCAAATTCAGTCGGGCAACCTAAAGTTACTCAAAGAAAAACTCAAAGTTAAGGATATACTTAACTTTGTATTAAACAGTACGAGAACTATAATGGAGGAAAAATCTATTAGTATTTCTGTGAAGTGTGATAACACTCTCATGGTATATGCTGACGGTGACAAGCTGAGACAAATACTGATCAATATTATCGATAATGCTGTCAAATATACTGGACAGGGCGGAGAAATATGCATTAATGTCACGTCAAGACCTAAGCATTCCGTAACGGAATTTAGGATTAGAGATACAGGGATAGGAATTTCTGTCGAAGAGCTGCCCTTGATCTTCGAGAAATTTTATCGGGTCGATAAATCCCGTTCGTTACCCGGAGGGACAGGCCTTGGGTTAAATATAACCAAAAGTCTCATTGAACTTCATGGGGGGGAAATAGGGGTTACCAGTAAATTGGGGACAGGTACTGAAATCATTTTCGAACTTCCCCAATAA